Proteins encoded together in one Rana temporaria chromosome 6, aRanTem1.1, whole genome shotgun sequence window:
- the LOC120943812 gene encoding gamma-crystallin 1, with product MEIVYKNSCVCHSTVLTPHQRHPSKMGKIIFYEDKNFQGRSYECSSDCSDLHSYFNRCNSIRVENGNWMLYEHPNYTGHQYFLRRGEYPDFQQWMGLNDSIRSCRVIPQHRGSFRLRIYEREEFRGQMMEFTEDCPQVHEEFNYHDIHSCNVLEGHWILYEQPNYRGRQYYLRPGEYRRYTEWGAVTPRVGSFRRVQEMF from the exons ATGGAAATCGTATATAAGAACAGCTGTGTTTGTCATTCCACTGTACTGACGCCTCACCAGAGACACCCAAGCAAAATGGGAAAG ATCATCTTCTACGAGGACAAAAACTTCCAGGGTCGCTCTTATGAGTGCAGCTCTGATTGTTCTGACCTCCACTCTTACTTCAATCGTTGCAACTCCATCCGTGTAGAAAATGGAAACTGGATGCTGTATGAGCATCCCAACTACACTGGACATCAATATTTCCTGAGGAGGGGAGAGTATCCTGATTTTCAACAGTGGATGGGATTGAATGACTCCATTAGGTCTTGTCGTGTCATCCCTCag CACCGTGGATCATTTAGGCTCAGGATTTATGAAAGGGAAGAATTCAGAGGTCAGATGATGGAGTTCACTGAAGATTGTCCTCAAGTCCATGAAGAATTCAACTACCATGATATCCACTCCTGTAATGTCCTTGAAGGACACTGGATCCTCTATGAACAACCCAACTACAGGGGACGTCAGTACTACCTGAGACCCGGAGAATACAGAAGATACACTGAGTGGGGAGCAGTTACTCCTAGAGTTGGTTCTTTCAGGAGAGTCCAGGAAATGTTTTAA